A section of the Leptospira terpstrae serovar Hualin str. LT 11-33 = ATCC 700639 genome encodes:
- the purE gene encoding 5-(carboxyamino)imidazole ribonucleotide mutase has product MPTNQPKVAVIMGSHSDWETMKEACEILTEFGIPFEKEIVSAHRSPERMVEFAKQAKQNGFAVIIAGAGGAAHLPGMTASLTTLPVLGVPVQSKALNGMDSLLSIVQMPKGVPVATLAIGTSGAANAGLLAVRILSLLDFDLHKKLESYADNNRKLALSKNDQLL; this is encoded by the coding sequence ATGCCCACAAATCAACCAAAAGTAGCTGTCATTATGGGTTCCCATTCCGATTGGGAAACTATGAAGGAAGCCTGCGAAATTTTGACAGAGTTTGGAATTCCTTTTGAAAAGGAAATTGTATCAGCACATCGTTCTCCAGAACGGATGGTTGAGTTTGCAAAACAGGCAAAACAAAATGGATTTGCTGTGATCATTGCTGGTGCTGGTGGAGCTGCTCATTTGCCTGGTATGACTGCATCACTTACCACTTTACCAGTCTTAGGTGTTCCGGTGCAATCTAAAGCACTCAATGGAATGGATAGTTTATTATCGATTGTCCAGATGCCAAAAGGAGTACCTGTTGCTACTTTGGCCATTGGAACCAGTGGTGCCGCCAACGCAGGATTACTTGCTGTTCGGATTCTTTCTTTACTTGATTTTGATCTTCATAAAAAATTAGAATCTTATGCAGATAATAACCGCAAGTTAGCACTTTCTAAAAATGACCAACTCCTCTAA